One genomic segment of Fundulus heteroclitus isolate FHET01 chromosome 10, MU-UCD_Fhet_4.1, whole genome shotgun sequence includes these proteins:
- the asah2 gene encoding neutral ceramidase isoform X1, with amino-acid sequence MAGKRCSRLSALQVALIVLLIILTVVCVSLIVVFVTRKTDTEDSHNSWLEVGPVPPNSAGVTVTDQGPYLIGVGRADCTGPPAEIPLMGYANPQQTAAGIHTRLFSRAFIIDDGSRRVVFVTADVGMISQRLRLEVLQALKEKYGDLYRQDNVVLSGTHTHCGPAGYFQYTLFMLTSKGYIKASMEPLVNGIVKSIDIAHSNMKQGRIYRHRGELGDSSLNRSPHSYLNNPEKERQRYKSNTDKQVLVLKFTDLDGNGMGMISWFAVHAVSMNYTNRMVSSDNMGYASYLLEKDKNPGELPGQGSFVAGFSSSNLGDVTPNTRGPYCVNTGLPCDYLNSSCPVGGTKMCQAFGPGDDMFDSTRIIGHNIYLKAKELYANASEEVTGPIQSAHQWVNMTDVTVKINDTHTVSTCKPALGHSFGAGTIDGGGDLNFTQGAVEGDPFWDGIRDTLLGPPSNQTKECHHPKPILLSTGEMNWPLPWHPQIVDVQIITIGSVAVIAVPGEMTTMSGRRLREAVKEELESVDTFSNTEVVIAGLSNVYTHYITTYEEYQVQRYEGASTIYGPHTLTAYLSKYRQLAKAIAQDRVSELPVGPEPPFFTKNLFNLMGAAAVDRKPINTSFGDVLEQVLPLYRQGDVVSVTFVAGNPRHSGDISDKTFVTVEIYENRTETWKVVYNDASWETRFHWLKGPGRQNNATVEWHIPPSAPVGSYRIRHFGHYKELKDLRPIIKPYEGSSDVFTVMSSYYYHSQNLPVHDHNS; translated from the exons ATGGCAGGCAAGAGGTGTTCCAGACTTTCTGCTCTTCAGGTGGCGCTGATCGTTCTGCTCATCATCTTGACAGTCGTCTGTGTGTCACTGATTGTAGTGTTCGTTACCAGAAAAACAGACACAG AAGATTCTCACAATAGTTGGCTGGAAGTTGGACCCGTTCCTCCCAACAGTGCTGGTGTAACAGTGACAG ACCAGGGACCTTACCTGATAGGTGTTGGCCGAGCTGACTGCACAGGACCACCAGCTGAAATCCCTCTG ATGGGTTATGCAAACCCTCAGCAGACAGCTGCAGGAATACACACACGTCTGTTCAGTAGAGCTTTCATCATCGACGACGGGAGTCGGAGAGTTGTGTTCGTCACTGCAGATGTGGGCATGATTTCTCAGAGGCTACGGCTGGag GTTCTACAGGCGCTGAAGGAGAAGTATGGGGACTTGTACAGACAGGATAATGTGGTTCTGAGTGGGACACACACCCACTGCGGACCGGCGGGATACTTCCAGTACACACTTTTCATGCTCACCAGTAAGGGATACATTAAAGCGTCCATGGAGCCACTGGTCAACGGCATCGTGAAG agcaTTGACATAGCCCACAGTAACATGAAACAGGGAAGGATTTACAGGCACAGAGGAGAGCTAGGCGACAGCAGTCTGAACAGAAGTCCTCACTCCTACCTGAACAACCCAGAGAAGGAAAGGCAAAG GTATAAGTCGAACACAGACAAACAGGTATTGGTGCTGAAGTTCACAGATCTGGATGGCAATGGGATGGGTATGATCAg CTGGTTTGCTGTGCATGCTGTCAGCATGAACTACACCAATCGCATGGTGAGCAGTGACAACATGGGTTATGCCTCATACCTGCTGGAGAAGGACAAGAACCCTGGAGAGCTACCTGGACAG ggAAGTTTTGTGGCTGGTTTCTCCTCCAGTAACCTTGGCGACGTCACTCCAAACACCAGAGGTCCTTATTGTGTGAACACGGGGCTGCCCTGTGACTATCTCAACAGTTCTTGTCCTGTCGGAGGG ACTAAAATGTGTCAGGCGTTTGGGCCAGGAGATGACATGTTCGACAGCACAAGGATCATTGGACACAACATCTACCTGAAGGCCAAG GAACTGTATGCCAATGCATCTGAAGAAGTCACTGGTCCAATTCAGTCTGCTCACCAGTGGGTCAACATGACCGATGTGACTGTTAAGATCAACGACACGCACACA gtcaGTACATGTAAACCAGCTCTGGGTCACAGCTTTGGAGCAGGCACAATAGATGGGGGAGGAGACTTGAATTTCACTCAAG GCGCTGTGGAAGGAGACCCATTCTGGGATGGGATCAGGGATACTCTGCTAGGCCCACCGTCAAATCAGACAAAGGAGTGTCATCACCCAAAACCGATCCTGCTGAGCACCGGCGAG ATGAACTGGCCTCTGCCTTGGCATCCTCAGATTGTGGATGTTCAGATCATCACCATTGGATCTGTTGCTGTCATTGCTGTCCCTGGAGAAATGAC CACCATGTCAGGGAGAAGGCTTCGGGAAGCTGTCAAAGAG GAGTTGGAGTCTGTGGATACCTTCAGTAACACAGAAGTGGTGATAGCCGGACTTAGCAACGTCTACACTCATTATATAACCACCTACGAGGAGTACCAG GTGCAGCGGTATGAAGGAGCATCCACCATCTATGGCCCTCACACACTGACTGCTTATCTGTCCAAGTACCGCCAACTAGCCAAAGCCATCGCCCAG GACAGAGTGTCAGAGCTGCCTGTCGGTCCTGAGCCTCCCTTCTTTACAAAAAACCTCTTTAATCTAATGGGCGCAGCAGCAGTGGACAGAAAACCTATTAATACTAGCTTTGGAGATGTTCTGGAGCAGGTTCTTCCCCTCTATAGACAG ggCGATGTCGTCTCAGTCACATTCGTAGCAGGAAATCCTCGACATTCAGGAGATATT AGTGATAAAACATTCGTCACAGTGGAGATTTatgaaaacagaacagaaacctgGAAGGTTGTTTACAATGATGCATCATGGGAGACCAG GTTTCACTGGCTGAAGGGTCCGGGTCGACAGAATAATGCCACAGTTGAATGGCACATCCCCCCCTCAGCTCCCGTTGGCTCCTACAGGATCCGACACTTTGGACATTACAAAGAGCTGAAAGACCTGAGACCCATCATCAAACCATATGAAGGCTCATCAGATGTCTTCACAGTCATGTCCAGCTACTATTATCACTCACAGAACTTACCTGTCCACGACCACAATTCCTGA
- the asah2 gene encoding neutral ceramidase isoform X2, which yields MAGKRCSRLSALQVALIVLLIILTVVCVSLIVVFVTRKTDTDQGPYLIGVGRADCTGPPAEIPLMGYANPQQTAAGIHTRLFSRAFIIDDGSRRVVFVTADVGMISQRLRLEVLQALKEKYGDLYRQDNVVLSGTHTHCGPAGYFQYTLFMLTSKGYIKASMEPLVNGIVKSIDIAHSNMKQGRIYRHRGELGDSSLNRSPHSYLNNPEKERQRYKSNTDKQVLVLKFTDLDGNGMGMISWFAVHAVSMNYTNRMVSSDNMGYASYLLEKDKNPGELPGQGSFVAGFSSSNLGDVTPNTRGPYCVNTGLPCDYLNSSCPVGGTKMCQAFGPGDDMFDSTRIIGHNIYLKAKELYANASEEVTGPIQSAHQWVNMTDVTVKINDTHTVSTCKPALGHSFGAGTIDGGGDLNFTQGAVEGDPFWDGIRDTLLGPPSNQTKECHHPKPILLSTGEMNWPLPWHPQIVDVQIITIGSVAVIAVPGEMTTMSGRRLREAVKEELESVDTFSNTEVVIAGLSNVYTHYITTYEEYQVQRYEGASTIYGPHTLTAYLSKYRQLAKAIAQDRVSELPVGPEPPFFTKNLFNLMGAAAVDRKPINTSFGDVLEQVLPLYRQGDVVSVTFVAGNPRHSGDISDKTFVTVEIYENRTETWKVVYNDASWETRFHWLKGPGRQNNATVEWHIPPSAPVGSYRIRHFGHYKELKDLRPIIKPYEGSSDVFTVMSSYYYHSQNLPVHDHNS from the exons ATGGCAGGCAAGAGGTGTTCCAGACTTTCTGCTCTTCAGGTGGCGCTGATCGTTCTGCTCATCATCTTGACAGTCGTCTGTGTGTCACTGATTGTAGTGTTCGTTACCAGAAAAACAGACACAG ACCAGGGACCTTACCTGATAGGTGTTGGCCGAGCTGACTGCACAGGACCACCAGCTGAAATCCCTCTG ATGGGTTATGCAAACCCTCAGCAGACAGCTGCAGGAATACACACACGTCTGTTCAGTAGAGCTTTCATCATCGACGACGGGAGTCGGAGAGTTGTGTTCGTCACTGCAGATGTGGGCATGATTTCTCAGAGGCTACGGCTGGag GTTCTACAGGCGCTGAAGGAGAAGTATGGGGACTTGTACAGACAGGATAATGTGGTTCTGAGTGGGACACACACCCACTGCGGACCGGCGGGATACTTCCAGTACACACTTTTCATGCTCACCAGTAAGGGATACATTAAAGCGTCCATGGAGCCACTGGTCAACGGCATCGTGAAG agcaTTGACATAGCCCACAGTAACATGAAACAGGGAAGGATTTACAGGCACAGAGGAGAGCTAGGCGACAGCAGTCTGAACAGAAGTCCTCACTCCTACCTGAACAACCCAGAGAAGGAAAGGCAAAG GTATAAGTCGAACACAGACAAACAGGTATTGGTGCTGAAGTTCACAGATCTGGATGGCAATGGGATGGGTATGATCAg CTGGTTTGCTGTGCATGCTGTCAGCATGAACTACACCAATCGCATGGTGAGCAGTGACAACATGGGTTATGCCTCATACCTGCTGGAGAAGGACAAGAACCCTGGAGAGCTACCTGGACAG ggAAGTTTTGTGGCTGGTTTCTCCTCCAGTAACCTTGGCGACGTCACTCCAAACACCAGAGGTCCTTATTGTGTGAACACGGGGCTGCCCTGTGACTATCTCAACAGTTCTTGTCCTGTCGGAGGG ACTAAAATGTGTCAGGCGTTTGGGCCAGGAGATGACATGTTCGACAGCACAAGGATCATTGGACACAACATCTACCTGAAGGCCAAG GAACTGTATGCCAATGCATCTGAAGAAGTCACTGGTCCAATTCAGTCTGCTCACCAGTGGGTCAACATGACCGATGTGACTGTTAAGATCAACGACACGCACACA gtcaGTACATGTAAACCAGCTCTGGGTCACAGCTTTGGAGCAGGCACAATAGATGGGGGAGGAGACTTGAATTTCACTCAAG GCGCTGTGGAAGGAGACCCATTCTGGGATGGGATCAGGGATACTCTGCTAGGCCCACCGTCAAATCAGACAAAGGAGTGTCATCACCCAAAACCGATCCTGCTGAGCACCGGCGAG ATGAACTGGCCTCTGCCTTGGCATCCTCAGATTGTGGATGTTCAGATCATCACCATTGGATCTGTTGCTGTCATTGCTGTCCCTGGAGAAATGAC CACCATGTCAGGGAGAAGGCTTCGGGAAGCTGTCAAAGAG GAGTTGGAGTCTGTGGATACCTTCAGTAACACAGAAGTGGTGATAGCCGGACTTAGCAACGTCTACACTCATTATATAACCACCTACGAGGAGTACCAG GTGCAGCGGTATGAAGGAGCATCCACCATCTATGGCCCTCACACACTGACTGCTTATCTGTCCAAGTACCGCCAACTAGCCAAAGCCATCGCCCAG GACAGAGTGTCAGAGCTGCCTGTCGGTCCTGAGCCTCCCTTCTTTACAAAAAACCTCTTTAATCTAATGGGCGCAGCAGCAGTGGACAGAAAACCTATTAATACTAGCTTTGGAGATGTTCTGGAGCAGGTTCTTCCCCTCTATAGACAG ggCGATGTCGTCTCAGTCACATTCGTAGCAGGAAATCCTCGACATTCAGGAGATATT AGTGATAAAACATTCGTCACAGTGGAGATTTatgaaaacagaacagaaacctgGAAGGTTGTTTACAATGATGCATCATGGGAGACCAG GTTTCACTGGCTGAAGGGTCCGGGTCGACAGAATAATGCCACAGTTGAATGGCACATCCCCCCCTCAGCTCCCGTTGGCTCCTACAGGATCCGACACTTTGGACATTACAAAGAGCTGAAAGACCTGAGACCCATCATCAAACCATATGAAGGCTCATCAGATGTCTTCACAGTCATGTCCAGCTACTATTATCACTCACAGAACTTACCTGTCCACGACCACAATTCCTGA